In the Rhizobium sp. BT03 genome, one interval contains:
- a CDS encoding type IV secretion system protein, with the protein MYQVFSFVDGQFKAPLENFISSGTSNIASWVSGPLTAALTLYVVLYGYLVLRGSVQEPILEFAFRAMKLAIIVMLVRNAGEYQTYVTNIFFDALPREISQALNSGTAPSASTFDSLLDKGQKCAYEIWSRASWPVDIVTGIGGMMVIGASFIVAAIGYIVSLYARLALAIVLAIGPIFIGLAMFRSTRRFTESWIGQLVNFVILQVLVVAIGSLLITCIDTTFTAIEGYSDVLMRPIALCAICLAALYVFYQLPGIASALAAGGASLTYGYGAARDAHESTLAWTTSHTVRAVGRGARSVGRRLTPGRTE; encoded by the coding sequence ATGTATCAGGTCTTCAGCTTCGTCGATGGGCAGTTCAAGGCACCGCTCGAGAACTTCATTTCCTCGGGCACGTCAAATATTGCCAGCTGGGTCAGCGGCCCGCTGACGGCGGCACTCACGCTCTATGTCGTGCTCTACGGCTATCTCGTTCTGCGCGGCTCCGTGCAGGAACCGATACTCGAATTCGCCTTCCGCGCAATGAAGCTCGCCATCATCGTCATGCTGGTCAGGAATGCCGGCGAGTATCAAACCTACGTCACCAATATCTTTTTCGATGCGCTGCCGCGCGAAATCTCGCAGGCGCTGAACTCCGGCACGGCGCCGAGCGCATCGACCTTCGACAGCCTGCTCGATAAGGGCCAGAAATGCGCCTATGAGATCTGGTCGCGTGCCTCCTGGCCGGTCGATATCGTCACCGGCATCGGCGGCATGATGGTCATCGGTGCGAGTTTCATCGTCGCGGCGATCGGCTACATCGTCTCGCTTTATGCCCGGCTGGCGCTTGCCATTGTGCTGGCCATCGGACCGATCTTCATCGGGCTCGCCATGTTCCGGTCGACCCGCCGGTTCACCGAATCCTGGATCGGCCAGCTCGTCAATTTCGTCATCCTTCAGGTTCTGGTCGTTGCCATCGGTTCGCTGCTGATCACCTGCATCGACACGACGTTTACGGCGATCGAAGGCTATAGCGACGTCCTGATGCGGCCGATCGCGCTCTGCGCCATCTGCCTTGCCGCTCTTTATGTCTTCTACCAACTGCCCGGCATTGCTTCGGCTCTTGCGGCGGGCGGGGCGTCGCTCACCTATGGCTACGGCGCTGCCCGCGATGCGCATGAAAGCACGCTCGCCTGGACGACATCCCACACAGTCAGAGCGGTCGGCCGCGGCGCGCGTTCCGTCGGCCGCCGTCTGACTCCAGGCCGGACGGAATGA